In Macadamia integrifolia cultivar HAES 741 chromosome 12, SCU_Mint_v3, whole genome shotgun sequence, the following are encoded in one genomic region:
- the LOC122057619 gene encoding F-box protein At5g39450-like, with product MSADHCGSSLLLALPDDVFIIVCRCLSRRDLCNLSLCCRSLYDLAFSEKVWLSQCEMLGVVANQELVEWRNGVSSYNALCKFLVSVRPLIGIWVHQNPELGNVVYVMPGFVSVVGCRIIPQDIGPLGLEDGPLLWAPVFEIISDSDGSAAFFLHGREKDTNYFYPGLLKAVDRASNVLLLEVEPQQQCWGWKLLHSKISRSDDGILKSHRLVETHKPVVPFSRLAFGDRRKLLEVVTYRLKVPDTENGPLFPGLRDDEVNFQKDMVLLSERRSMLLRMYKLGEGHIDWESAPGLPSDPIWMELNKIMKTLDASGARYGSANGVEGHSKNTKRRTVAGYFKDSVKQILGKSGSINDRASSRNGTSSSETKYAQLHEFLRPGDTIGLSLHACTMKLSSYRAWPNMPDSRFALYKLPVRIPKAGEEYSGLWGGTFGWPPGRPAEDKPGKALFFLLLSYEVSEGQRLLIATKILEGTHYVLHPNGSAMFIVKVDEPSLDPFPWDTDGDSIPVEVKHAYNGDGIANGYGFRYPGSKPGSLFVIQNEVLAFVWRESRAVLTLQRLDLQELLKKGERVPALPPVANFSYLTKSYSNVFASFSNTSHGLSSIPRIVGQFGTQ from the coding sequence ATGTCGGCTGATCACTGTGGTTCTAGCTTACTTCTAGCTTTACCAGACGATGTATTTATAATCGTCTGTCGTTGCCTCTCTCGGAGAGACCTTTGCAACCTCAGCCTCTGTTGCCGGAGCCTCTATGATCTTGCATTCTCTGAGAAGGTCTGGCTCTCCCAATGTGAGATGCTAGGTGTGGTTGCTAATCAAGAACTTGTGGAATGGCGCAATGGTGTGTCCTCTTACAATGCTCTCTGTAAGTTTCTTGTTAGTGTTCGGCCCTTGATCGGCATCTGGGTACACCAGAACCCGGAGCTTGGAAATGTAGTTTATGTGATGCCTGGTTTTGTATCTGTTGTTGGGTGCCGAATCATCCCTCAAGATATTGGGCCATTGGGGCTTGAAGATGGCCCTCTACTATGGGCACCTGTATTTGAGATTATTAGTGATTCTGATGGCTCTGCGGCATTTTTCTTACATGGGCGAGAGAAGGATACTAATTACTTCTATCCTGGTCTGCTCAAGGCGGTTGATAGAGCCAGCAATGTGCTCTTGCTTGAGGTAGAGCCACAGCAGCAGTGCTGGGGATGGAAATTGTTGCATAGTAAGATTAGTAGGTCTGATGATGGAATTTTGAAGTCACATAGATTAGTTGAAACTCACAAGCCTGTGGTGCCCTTCAGTAGATTGGCTTTTGGTGACAGACGGAAACTGCTGGAGGTCGTTACCTATCGCTTAAAGGTCCCTGATACGGAAAATGGGCCTCTGTTTCCTGGCTTAAGAGATGATGAAGTAAACTTTCAGAAGGATATGGTGCTCTTGTCTGAGCGCCGTTCAATGCTATTGCGGATGTACAAGCTTGGTGAGGGCCACATTGATTGGGAGTCGGCACCTGGACTCCCTTCAGATCCTATTTGGATGGAATTGAACAAGATCATGAAGACTCTTGATGCTTCAGGTGCCAGGTATGGTTCtgccaatggggtggagggtcaCTCAAAGAATACAAAGAGGAGAACTGTAGCTGGGTATTTTAAGGATAGTGTGAAACAGATTCTTGGGAAGTCCGGCTCCATCAATGATCGTGCAAGTTCAAGGAATGGTACTTCGAGCAGTGAAACTAAATATGCACAGCTTCATGAGTTCCTAAGGCCAGGTGACACAATTGGCTTGAGCTTACATGCTTGTACTATGAAGTTATCTAGTTATCGAGCATGGCCAAACATGCCTGACAGCCGGTTTGCCCTGTACAAGTTGCCTGTGAGGATCCCTAAAGCTGGTGAAGAGTATTCAGGCCTGTGGGGTGGCACCTTTGGCTGGCCTCCCGGGAGGCCTGCAGAAGATAAGCCTGGGAAAGCTctattctttcttttgctttcttatGAAGTGTCTGAAGGTCAGCGACTTCTCATTGCAACCAAAATATTAGAAGGCACCCACTATGTCCTGCATCCCAATGGGTCGGCGATGTTTATTGTAAAGGTTGACGAACCTTCATTGGATCCATTCCCTTGGGATACTGATGGAGATTCCATACCCGTGGAGGTGAAACATGCTTATAATGGGGATGGAATTGCAAATGGGTACGGTTTCAGATATCCTGGCTCTAAGCCTGGTTCACTATTTGTGATTCAAAATGAAGTCCTTGCATTCGTCTGGAGGGAATCCAGAGCTGTCCTGACCTTGCAGAGGCTTGACCTACAAGAGCTCCTTAAGAAAGGTGAAAGGGTGCCTGCTTTGCCTCCTGTTGCTAACTTTTCCTATTTGACAAAGTCATATTCGAATGTGTTTGCAAGCTTTTCAAACACCTCCCATGGTTTGTCTTCTATACCAAG